Part of the Limihaloglobus sulfuriphilus genome is shown below.
CCGCTGATGCCCTACACAATCAAGGGCGCGATCTGGTATCAGGGCGAATCGAATTCCGGCAGGGCCAGGCAATATGCAAGCCTGTTTCCGGCGATGATAAACAACTGGAGAGACGACTGGGGACAGGGTGATTTTCCGTTCTACTTTGTGCAGTTGACCAATTATCTCAAGAACGACCCACAGACAGTTTATCCGCTCTGGCCGCAAGTTGCAGAGCCTGGCCCGAGCAGCTGGGCCGAGCTTCGCGAGAGCCAGTTTAAGACGCTTTCACTGCCCAGTACCGCGATGGCGGTTACGATCGATATCGGTATGCCCTACGATATACACCCTAAAAATAAGCTGGATGTGGGGTACCGGCTCGGCCTGGCGGCGCTGGCAAAGGAATACGGTTTCGATGATATTGTGTACTCCGGGCCGCTTTATAAGGGGTACAAGCTCGAGGGCGAAAAGATACGTATATCTTTTGAACATACCGCGGCGGGGCTTTCTTTTCACGCAGACGCGGCGAAGGGGTTCCAGATAGCCGGCAGGGATCAGGAATTTGTATGGGCAGAGGCGGAGATTGACGGCGATACCGTGCTGGTGTATTCAGACAAGGTCGCCGAGCCCGCCGCCGTGCGGTACGGCTGGTCAGACTGGACATACGCGAATCTGTTTAACAGCGAGGGACTGCCGGCAAGCCCGTTCAGAACCGATGACTGGGGATATACGACGAAATAATAATTCTAAACGAAAGCAGGTAAATTTAATATATAACTGTCCGCTATTTATGGCGGAACTCCAAAACGGATAATATGAATAATACTTTCAAAAAATTCAAATTGAGCAATTGTAACTTTATGAAAATAAAGGAAATATGTAGAAATGTCAAAACAAAGAGACCTCGACCCTTAATTATCTCCGCTTTTTGCCTGACAATAAGTTCGCTCTGTTATGCAGTTAGTCTTGACGATCTGGTAGTTTCCAGCGGCGGCAAGCTCACTGGCAATCATCCGAACTATACTTTACATGAGAATGTGTTTGTTGGTGATTATCTGTACATCGCTCCGGGCACCACAATCCTTTGCGACACCTCAGCAGGCAAAAGACCAACCCTGGTGATTGACGAAGGAAAAATATTTGCAGATGGCGAACCTGACAGTCCGATTACGTTTACCGCTCCTGATAATGACCTGACCGATGACGATGCGACTCCTGATTACTGGCGTTTGCTGGAAATTCATGACACTTCTGAACCAAATTCCGTCATGGAACATTGCATTTTTGAAAAAGCAAAGATTGGTTTGTACACAAAAAGCCCCAACCTCCAAGTTACTGACAGTCTGTTCAGAAACTGCAAAAGAGGTGTAGCAGTCTACGACGGCCAAGCAACTTTCACCGGTTGTGAATTTTACAATAACAGTTATCCGGATAATTCAGGTGCTGGCTTAGATGCCGATGGCTCAGGAGTTGAACTAACAATCGACTCCTGTCACTTCCACAATAACCAATCCAAATATGGCGGTGGCATTTCTGTTGAAAATGTTGCATCTTCATCGATTGTTGGATGTATAATAGAAAATAATCTCGCTGAATATGGGGGAGGATTGGAAGTTGACGATGCTCCTATGACTATCAGCCAGTCCACCGTTATAAATAACGAAGCTGAATATGGCGGTGGAATAATTTCCCATGGCACGTCCGCTTGTACGATCACGGACTGCACTTTAGAGTCTAACTCGGCAGCTATTAGTGGGGGAGCCGTTTACAGCGATAGTACTTTGAATATCAGTGCATCTATATTTAGCACCAATACTGCCCTGAGCGGAGGCGCTATCCTCAATGATACTGGCAATATAATAGTGTCAGATAGTGAATTTGAGTATAATATAGCAACTCAATCTGAAGATATCGGTGGAGGTGGCGGTGCGATATGTTCACTATCTGGTGTACATATCACCTATTCTACTTTTGTAGGAAATGAGTCCATTTGGGGTGGTGCTGTTGAAGTGACTGCTGGCCAATCAACAATTGCATGGTGTGAATTTGATAACAATGTAGCGGATTGGGGGGGAGCTGTCTATTGCAACGAACAAAACGGCGAAGCAGACTTATATTTGCACAGTTCACTGCTATCAAACAACAATGCCAAAGCCGGCGGTTCCGCAATTTACGGTCATAGCGGCAGTCTAACTCTTCGCCAGAATACGATTTCCAGAAATTTCAGCCAGTACGAATATGCAGCGGTCGAAGCGGTATCAGCTACGATAAGGATGGACAACAGTATCGTTGCTGATAATAGTCCAGCAGATGTTGGCGGAGCATTTGACCCGGCCAGCACGAACAATCTTATCGGCACTATCGAAGGTGCAAGTGGTTTTGATTCCCCTGCGAATCTAATCGGAACGGAATCTTCTCCAATCGACCCGCGTTTTATAAATGCGGAGGACGGAGTTTTTCGCCTGCTTCTTGATTCTCCAGCGATAGACGCTGCTCTCAATTCTTGTGCCGTTGATAAAAACGGCAGTTCTCTTCTCTCTGATTTAGGGGAGCGGGGACGTGTCATTGATGCTGTAGTGGATATTGGAGCATACGAATGCCAAAAAGCGGATGTCCCCTCTGTGGTTGTTACCACATCATCAGATTCTGATCCTGATGACGGGAAAATCTCATTACGAGAAGCAATTTATTATAGCAAAATCAATCAAGGAGTTTCCGGTTTTAACACAATCAGCATATTGGGTTTTCATAGCCCAGACTTTGCACTTTACATTACACTTGGCCCTCTCGTAATTACTCATGATGTTACAATACATGGAGGTGTTGTTTACCGCCCAATTACGATAAATGGCAATGATAATAGTAATGTGATATCTATTTTGGGGTCCGATACCAATGTTTGTTTGAGGTACATGGATATTACTGGAGGAAAGGGCTGTATTTACAACGAAGGCAACTTGACATTAGAAGGTGTCAAAATTCACAACAATTCAGGTGATGGTATTTATAGTTCTGGTTCTTTGACTCTAAATAGCTACAAGTACTATGGTAGATATAAACAGTTTGATATATCTGACAATACAGGTGATGGTATATACATAGAAAACGCCGAACTGAAGGCCAGTAATGGGTATATTGGTCGAAATGCTGTTCTTGCCCGAAATTCACGTTCAGAAATTACTAATGTTAATGTGGAGGGTCAAGATGCATCCCTTTCCTTTTTAGGTAGTGATGCACTTCTATCTGATATTAACTTACAAAACGCAGGCCCCAAATCTCCTGGTTTTTGGGAAGGCGCAATGACTGTATCTGAGGGAGTTGTCTCCATAACAAATAGCAACATAATAGATAGCAGTTGCCTTGGAGTTCTGGCAGGATATGGAGGCAGTATAAGCATATCCGGTTGTACGATAAGCGGTAACCAATGGAGCGGGATAATGCCGTTTGAACGTGGAAATGGAGCCAATATAAATGTATCGCATTCTGTGATAAGTGATAATGGACATCATGGCATCTGGAGTCGAAATAATGAAGATACAATAATGGTTACTAACAGCCAGATAAACTGCAACGATTGGAGTGGCATTACTACTGTAGGAGATGTTAAGATATCTAATGTGCTTATGATTGGTAATGGCCAGAGAGATTATCCGTATGGCTCGTGGCAGGGAGGAGTAAGAAATGAGGGCGGAAACATTGAAATCAATAATTGCACTATTTCGGATTCCATAGGTTTTGGAGTACGTGGTGAATCAGGATCAACCGTTTTAAACAACACAATTGTTTCTATGACAGATAGTTCGGATGGATCAGATGGAGATGATATTTCATACTCAGGTGGAACATTGTCGGGCTCTAATAATCTGATTGGCGACGGTTCTGGGCAAGGTGGTCTCGTAAATGGAATAAACGGAAACATTATCGGGACATCTCAATTTCCCATAAATCCCAACTTCAGGCGTCGCATTTCTTTTGGTTCTGATGGTGTTTGGGGAGAAGGCTTTGATGATCTGGGAGATTATAGACTCGCAGATGTAAGTCCTGCTATTAACGCTGGTAATAATACTTTCGCTGTAAACCCCGATGGCTCCGCCTTGTCTGAAGACCTATCGGGATCAAATAGAATTGTTAATTCAACTGTAGATATTGGTGCCTACGAATATGTTTTAGAGGAGATGGTTTATGAAGTAAACAGCAACCTTGATGAAATCGCCATTGACGGCAACGTAACATTTCGAGAGGCATTAACTGCCGCCAATACCAATTCGCCGTGTGGAGATGCTTCTGCAGGAAATGCCTTCTTCACAGATAGAATAATTTTGTCTGAGGATTTTGATGATATAATTTCCCTAAGCGGAGCTCCCCTGGAAATATTTGACTCCGTAAACATTGTTGGTCGCGGACAAGATATATCGACCATAGATGCTCAGGGCAATAGCAGAGCCATTCATATATACAATCAGGCAGAGGTGAATTTATCGGGACTAAATATTATTAACGGTCAGGCTGATTTTGGAGGAGGAATACTTATCGAATCGGGCTCTCTGAATTTAACCGATTCTTTCGTTGCATCCAATAATGCTATTAGTGGCGGAGGCAACTATGCAGAAGTTGGAACAGTATCAATTAGTGACTGTAATTTTTCCAGCAACTACGCTGACTTAGGAGGCGGGATTTATATGGCTGCAGGTTCATTGCAATTGAACAACAGCAGTATAACTGGTCATTCTGGTGAATCCGGTGCAGGGGTATTTGTTGAATCAGGTACAGCCCAATTGACAGACTGTGACATTTCACATAACTCCGCAAGTTATTCCGGCGGTGGGCTCTATGCACAATCCGGCGAAATAACACTTCGCAAAACGGATTTTCTCCGTAATTCTGCTGAATCCGGAGGCGGCGTTTATTCTGAAGCTGGAACCATTGTAACACATAACAGTTTCATACAGGGTAATACTTCCACTTTTGGAGGGGGCTTGTGTGCTGAAGGTGGATCAGCTTTTTATTATAATACGGTATTTGCAGGCAATGAGTCTGTTGATTCTGGCGGTGCGATCTATGTCAATACAAGTCAGGTAGATTTATTCAATGTTTCTGTTGCGGGTAACTCTGCAGGAACTGACGGTGGCGGAGTTTTCATTAACACGGATGGTTCAGTTGCTCTTTATAATAGTATATTCGCCGACAATAATGCTCCAGGTGGCAAGAACATATACGATTTGAGTAATAACATTACTGGTGAGCACAATATTCTTTCTGATGGCTCCGGTCAGTCAGCCTTGACCAATGGCGTAAACGGCAATCTTGTTGGTACTGCCACTGCCCCTATTGATCCGCTGTTTATGGCGATCCCATATTCTGGTGTAGATGGTATTTGGGGAACTGATGATGATGACTATGGTAATTTGCGGCTTGAACAAGGCACTCCTGCCTTTGAAGCAGGATCAGGTGCGTATGTCTTTGATAATCAGGGTAATCCACTGGTAGCGGATGCTTATGGCAATCCACGGATCATGGGAGACACTGTCGATATTGGTGCATTTGAATATCCGCTGGAAACACCGTCCACTGTTGTCAATACCCTCGCCGATATAGTTGATTCTGAAGACGGGCATGTATCTCTGCGGGAAGCATTGATATATCAGAAAGCTCTGGGAACAGAGATAACTTTTTTACCGGGGCTTTCAGGGACGATCGTTCTCAACGGAACCCATCTTGTGATAGACAGTTCTGTTACAATTACGGGGCCGGACCCCGATTTACTGACGATCAGTGGTAATCAGGAGAGCCGAATATTTACGATCACAGGTACGGCGGTGACAATTACCAATTTAACTATTTCAAATGGCTATTCTGACAACGGTGGAGGAGTAGCATGTGAAAATGCCAGGCTAATGATGAAAAATTGCATTATACGAGAGTGTTTTGGTGATTATCGTGATGTCAAAGGGACAGGGATTAGTGCGGTTAACAGCATAGTTAATTTAACGGATTGTTGCATAACCAAGAACGGTTCACGACACAATATGTATGGGACTTTATATTGCGGTGAAGGAACTCGTTTAGAGGTTAATAGATGCTTGATAGTTCAAAATGTTGCTGCTTATGGTGCAGGACTTTTCGTCGAGAGTAATTGCGATCACGTAGAGGTTAATAACTGCCTTATTATAGGAAATTGTGCCACATCAGGAGCAGGAATGTTTACAATGGCTGGCACTTTGGTAATAAACAATTCGTCGATTAGTCGAAACAAATCAGTAAATGGAGGAGGAGGCTTGAGTGGATTTATGGGGAGTACTTACATTGTAAACAATTCTATCATAGCCAAAAATGAATCCGATGATGACGCATACATTGATGTCTCTTTCAAAGAAGAAGATACCGTTGAAGTTAATGCCAGTTTGGTCGGTGTGGGAATTGAAGGATTAATTGATGGTGTCAGCAATATTACGGGTACGCTAAGCCAACCGGCAGATCCACTGTTTATCCGTAATCCTTCTGCTGGGCCTGATGGTGTTTGGGGCACCGAAGATGATGACCTTGGCGACTTGAGATTGCAATCCAACAGTCCAGCAAGAGATGCAGGCAGTAATGCTTTAGCTATTGATTCGGAAGGCAATCCGCTGGAATTCGATCTGGATGGCAAAACTCGAATTGTTGGGACGGCTGTAGATATGGGGGCTTATGAATTTATAACTGGAGATTTTGTCGGTAACGACGGAGTGAATCTTCGGGATTTTGCTGTTCTGGCAAATGCATGGCAGTCGACAGTGGAAGATATCAATTTTAACGAACAATGTGATTTGCATGAGGATGGAGTTGTAGACATTTTCGACTTGGCACTTTTTGCCGAATACTGGCTTGAGGAGAAATAAAGGACTGCGGGACCTTTTATTTATAATATCTTGTTATATATAGCTTTATTGGAATTTTGATGTCATTTGGTTTTGGTTTGAGAGAAATAAAGGAACTTGGTCTTTTTTGTTAATAAGTCCTTTTAGATCAAAATGTTATATGTGTGGTTGAAAAGTGTTATAGGCTTGAAATCGGAAAATCTGTGGTATGATTCAATAGACGGTGGATAATGAACAATAGACGATAAGCAGCTTAGCCGTACCGTTTTACATATATACGGTATGCGGATTATGAAGGACGACAATACGATGGGTTATCCCTGGATGTATTATTATGACAACAAGGGGCGGAAGCCCATAAGTAGGTCAACCGTCTCGGTTGACATTGGCAGAGCGGGCCGGAATGCCCGCTTTGAATGGCAAGCAGGATGCTTGCTCCACTTTGGGGTGCGGCGGCAAACGCAGCGTGGAACCGCTTTTAAAACTGCTTTGTCCGAAAGGCCGCTGAAATTTTTAACGCCGCTCAACGGACAAAAAGCGATTAACTTTCTGTAGAGAAAATTCATGAATTTTCTCAAAACGCCAACTTCCCGAAACAACATTAAAATAACCAAAACAGGGTACCAGCGTTAGCCGGGGGTAATTGTGCGTTTAAATGATGTTGAACGGTTGGAGCAAATTCGTGAATTTGCTCTACAAATGCAAGACCGACGCGTAGTGCAATCAGAACCTCGGCACCGTGATAGGCAGGGCAGGCATCCCTGCCTGGCGGGCAGTCTGAGAAGTTCGGGCTTGATATTTTATGCTACTGCTTGATGATCAATCATATTTTAGTAAAATGGAGTAAATAGCAGGCAGACGATTCTGGCCATTGCCGGTCGAAATGCCAAAAAAAAACGAAAAAGAAAGCAGGTAACAAATGAGATACCAAGCAGACGACAAACGTTACGAAAAAATGGTATATAACCGCTGCGGCAGAAGCGGGCTTAAACTGCCGGCGACCTCGCTGGGGCTGTGGCACAATTTCGGCGATTCTGATGATATCGAAAACGCCCGCAAGATGGTTTGCAGGGCGTTTGATCTGGGAATCACTCATTTTGACCTTGGCAACAATTACGGCCCGCCGCCAGGGGCCGCGGAGGAGAACTTCGGCAAAATACTCAGCGGCGAGCTTGGCGGCTACCGCGATGAGCTGGTGATCTCTACCAAGGCGGGCTATCTGATGTGGCCGGGGCCGTACGGCGAGTGGGGCAGCCGCAAGTATCTTACCGCATCCCTCGATCAGTCCCTGAAACGCATGGGGCTTGAGTATGTCGATATCTTTTACTCACACCGGCCCGACCCTGATACGCCGCTGGAGGAGACGATGGGGGCTCTGGATAATGCCGTGCGGCAGGGAAAGGCACTTTACGCGGGTATATCGAGCTATCCGCCGGATATGACCAGACGTGCCGCCGAGATACTCCGCGATATGGGCACGCCGTGCCTGATACATCAGCCGAATTACTCGATGCTCAACCGCTGGATTGAGGACGGGCTTCTCGATGTGCTCGAAAAAGAGGGTATCGGCTGTATCCCGTTCTGTCCGCTGGCTCAGGGGCTTCTTACGGATAAGTACCTCAAGGGGATTCCCCGGGATTCACGCGCTGCCAAAGACGGCACCGGCCTGCCGGAGGATGCTGTGACAGAAGAGGTTCGCAAAAAACTCGTCAGCCTTAACGATATCGCCGGAGATCGCGGCCAGTCGCTCGCTCAGATGTCGCTGGCATGGACACTGCGGGACAGCCGCGTTACAAGCGCTCTTATAGGAGCCAGCCGCGTCGAGCAGATAGAGCAGAACATCGCCGCACTGGACAAGCTCGAGTTCAGCGATGATGAGCTTGCCCGTATTGACGCGATTCTAAAGGGTAAATAACAAACCTTAGGTGTTTGCTACTTGCTGTATCTGGCACGCTGTTTTTCCAGTTCTGCGCGTAATTTGTTCAAGAGTTTTTTGTCTTTGAACCCCTTGATCAGGTTTGACATTTCATACGGGTCATTTTCCAGATCGTAGAGCTCTTCAAACGTATATGGTTTGTCCTTGCCGTTTTCAAAGGTCTGGATATATTTCCAGCGTTTTGAGCGGATTGTGTATGCCGGATTCGTCTCAAGCATCTCATTGTAGTCGGGAAGTTCAAAGAGGACGTATTCGCGGTTAAGCGGCTTTTGTCTGAGAAGAGTCTTCTTGAGACTTTCGCCGTGCATATTCCCGGGTACGCTTATGCCTGCAAGATCAAGGATTGTCGGGGCGATGTCCGCATTGGTAACCATTGAGTCTTCATAGCCTTTGGGGATTCCGGGCCCGACCGCGAACATGGGTACCCTGATAGACTCTTCGTAATGCAGCGCCTTGCTCATCAGGCCGTGTTCGCCGAGAAACAGTCCGTTGTCACTCATAAATATAACGTAGGTGTTTTCTCTGAGGTTCATCTCGTCCAGAGCGGAAAACAGTTTGCCCAGCGATTTATCCATCTCGGTAATCTGGCCGAAATATCCCTGGCGGTCCCGGTATCTCTCGTCCGTCATGGGGCCCTTGTTCATTATGTTTCTGCGTGCGCGGAAAGTTTTGAGGTAGGGCGGTTTTCCGCTCAGGTCGTCGTTGATGTTCGGCGGTACGGGCAGCTGAGAAAGCCTTTGTTCGTTATATATCGCTTTTGTCTCATCGCTTAGCCAGTTTCCGCCTTTATCTACGCTGCGGTCGTGCGGCGCCTGTGTGCAGAGCCAGATACAGAACGGTTTCTCCTGCTGCTGAGATGTTTTGATTATATCGATTGTCTGTTCAGCGCAATAGTCTGTGCTGTAGCCTTCGTACTGCCGCCGCTTGCCGTCCTCAAGAACTGATGGATTCCAGTACGGAGCGCCGTTTCCAAGCTGTCTGACAATCTGAAATTCAAATGCTCTGGGCCCTTTTTCGGGTATGTGCCATTTGCCTACATGGCCGGTGAGGTAGCCTGCTTCGTTGAAGTACCGGGCAAAGCCGACTTCCTGCTCATCCATTGGATTGTGGTATGTTGTTACGCCGTTGGCTTTTGTATAGCGGCCGGTTACCGCGGTTGCCCTTGCCGGTGAACATACGGGCAGAGTTATAAAAGCGTTATTAAAACGCAGGCCCTGAGCAGAGAAGCGGTCGAGGTTTGGGGTGTGTAAGACGGGGTTTGCATAGCCGATAGCGTCCCATCGCTGGTCGTCAGTAAAAATGAAGATGATGTTCTTCTTTTCTTTACTGTTTTTGAACCTGTCTATGCCGGCACAGCCTGCGCATAGAGATGCAAGGCAAATGCCGCTGCTTACAAGGAAGTTTCGTCTGTTGAGTGAGCTGAAATGTTCTGACATTTAATTCTCCTTTATTTCTTGATCTCTATAATCTTGTGGATGTCAACGTCGGCGGGGTCAACCGTGATGCTCAGCATTGAGCCTTTGTAATCAAAATCGTAATCCGCGTTGTCCGGCTGAATCTTCACTGATTCAGGTTTCGCCGTAAGTGGTAATGCAATCTTTATCGGCATATCTTTGCCGGCGGTCTGCTTCCAGTTCATGCGGCGGTTTATGCAGTGCCCGTGGAATATATGGGCAGGGGATGGGCCGCGGCTTTACAGTCACTGGGACAATCACGGCGCGTTTACCCATTTCGTTAGAAATCACAGGGAGCTGTTTGACGATTACAGGGCATATTCCCAGGTCGGCCTGCTCTGGAATACCGACAGCGTTATGGACGAGCTGGACAGCTTTGGGGCGGCTCTCTATGATATGAAGATAGCCTTCGACATTGTACCGCTGGGAGAGAGGTACCCCCGCAGGACTATAGATGTCAATGAGACGGCATCTAAGTATGATAAGATAGTCCAGGCAAGTGATCTTTCAAGCTGGAGCCAGGAAAATCAGGTTCTGGTTAATGAGCTTGGCGAAGAGGTGGATATTGTCTCGCACCCCAACGGTTTGAGCCTTGATAACGGCTGGATAAACGTTACGCCGCTGAATGCCCCGAAAATATGGGTTCTGCCCCGAAAACATACATCTGATATCTTGGCTCCAATAGTAGTGCATGTTCTTAACAGGGATTACGACAGCTCAACTGATTCGGTAGATAATACCGGCTGTTCGATTGAATTCGACAGGCAGATGCTCAAAGGTATGGATCTGGAATCCGTAGAATGGCTTGGGCCGCAGAACCCCACAACAGAGCTCGCGGTAACAGAGACCGGTTCGGGTTTCCAGGTCTCACTGCCGCAGACACCCGCGTGGTCGCTGCTTAAGATAAATGTTTCATACATACCGGGCGATTTCAACGCCGACGGCAGTGTAGATATGCTTGATCTTGACGTTATAGCCGCAGAATGGCTCTCGTGCAGTGACGCTTCTAACCCGCAGTGCCAGGGACAGATATTACAGAGCGATTCAAACAGCGATGGATATATCAGCTATCTCGATTTTGTGAGCCTCTGGCAGGGATGGCAGCAGTAATACTAAACAGACTAAGATAAGGTAAAATTATGTTATCAAGAAGAAAATTTCTGCTTTCAGCAGGTTTGACCGCCGCCTGCGGCCTTGTACTCACCGGCTGCAAGACAGGTTTTAAACGTAAATCATACGCAGGGAAAAATCAACAGAAACCCAATGTTCTTTTTATTATTTTAGACGATCTCAACGACTGGGTCGGCTGTCTTGGCGGCCATCCAAACGCCAAAACGCCAAACCTCGATAGATTCGCCGCCGAGAGTATGCTCTTTACCAGTGCGTATTGCACATCTCCGCTGTGCGGGCCTTCAAGGGCGGCATTTCTCTCCGGCATGAGAGCGTCCACCACGGGCGTTTACAATAACACTGACCATTATCATGAAATAATACCTGATGCGCTCAATATGCCTCTGTTTTTCAAGAATAACGGTTACTTCTCCTGTGGAGCGGGTAAAATCTTTCACGGCATGTACCCCGAGTACTGGCATGAGTTTATTCCCAAATCAGACAGAATGTACCACGCCGGCGAGCCTAAAATGAACGGCACGGATATACCTGGGATATTTGACTGGGGCGCTCTTGATGTGGACGATTCTGAGATGGACGACTACAAAATGGCGCAGTTTGCTGTTGATAAGCTCAAGGCTGAACATGACAAGCCGTTTTTCCTGGCCTGCGGAATTTACCGGCCGCACGCGCCGTGGTATGCTCCGAAAAAATATTTCGACATGCACCATATCGACAAAATATCTATGCCGATTGTCAAAAAAGATGATCTTGATGATGTTCCGCCGGCGGGTGTGCGCGTGGCTAACCTGGGATACACAAAGCATGTAGATGCAGCCGGTGCCGCTAAAAAACGAGAGGCTGTTCAGGCGTACCTGGCCTCGGTCACGTTTGCTGATGCACAGGTGGGCAGAGTGCTTAAGGCACTTGATGAAAGCCCATACAAAGATAATACTATTGTAGTAATTCTCGGCGACCACGGTTTGCATCTGGGCGAGAAAAATAAATGGCATAAGGATTCGCTGTGGGAGGAATCCTGCCGTGCTCCGCTGATGATACGGGTGCCCGGCATGACAGAAGCAGGTTCTGTATGTGAGAGGACAGTGAGCTTTCTTGACCTCTACCCGACACTTCTCAGCCTGTGCGGGCTTGACATGCCTTCTCATCTTGAGGGCAGGGATATAACCACAATCCTCAAGGATCCCGATTCTGAATGGAATTACCCCGCGGTTACGCAAAGAAGGGCTAACCAGGTTACAATCCGTGACAGCCGCTGGAGGTATATACTATATGAGAACGGCGATGAAGAGCTGTATGATCACTCCAAAGATCCAAACGAGTGGCACAATCTCGCCGCGGACAAGAAGTATGACAGCGTAAAAGAAAAATTAAGTCTTTACATCCCAAAATAGGATAGATACAGATGGCTTCTAATAAGAGTAATGTAAGAAGACGCATAGGAGAGCCGCTGACCCTGCCGGCACTCGAAGAGCTTGGATATATAAAAAAGGGCTTTGAGTGTTTGCCCGGGCCAATGTCGGCAGACAAATGGTCGGGGCAATACCAGATTTTCATCAGCAAGGGTATGACGACACTTCCGACGTCTCCGGTCGGCAAGGTGTTTATCTCGGCCCTGAGCGATTCGAAAGAGGTAAACCTTAAGGTAGAGAGTTTTCTGATTAACGAAAATCCCGGCTCTGAACCGACTCTGCATAGAACCAAAGCCGTTCTGGTCTGCAATAATGACCCCGTTTGCTCACTCAAAGATTACTCTGCTTCTATTGAGTTTCGCACTCCGGAAGGCAAATTGATAGAAGCCTTATCTCATGATGTAGAGGCCCGATATCGCTGGGGAAGATGCAAATGCCGGGCGGGAAAAATCTCTGTTTCAAACAAGGTTAAAGGGCCTTTGAGCAGCTACTGGTCACTGATGCACGCTGCAAGAGGTTTGGCAGAGGATGAACTGCCGGAAAAGGCATTCAGTGTCTTTGAGGACTCGGGTCTAATACGTTCAGGTCAGTATTTGCGTCTTAAAGAATGCCGCGAGCTTCAAACAGGTTCTGGCAATTTACGTCTGAAATGCTGCTCCCGCAGGGGAGCTGGAATTTTGCCGGTGGAATACTGGACAGACACTCAGGGCAGATTCATAGCCATGATATCAAGCTCCCTGGTTTATGTCTTTGATTCGATGGCG
Proteins encoded:
- a CDS encoding dockerin type I domain-containing protein — its product is MQCPWNIWAGDGPRLYSHWDNHGAFTHFVRNHRELFDDYRAYSQVGLLWNTDSVMDELDSFGAALYDMKIAFDIVPLGERYPRRTIDVNETASKYDKIVQASDLSSWSQENQVLVNELGEEVDIVSHPNGLSLDNGWINVTPLNAPKIWVLPRKHTSDILAPIVVHVLNRDYDSSTDSVDNTGCSIEFDRQMLKGMDLESVEWLGPQNPTTELAVTETGSGFQVSLPQTPAWSLLKINVSYIPGDFNADGSVDMLDLDVIAAEWLSCSDASNPQCQGQILQSDSNSDGYISYLDFVSLWQGWQQ
- a CDS encoding sulfatase-like hydrolase/transferase, which produces MSEHFSSLNRRNFLVSSGICLASLCAGCAGIDRFKNSKEKKNIIFIFTDDQRWDAIGYANPVLHTPNLDRFSAQGLRFNNAFITLPVCSPARATAVTGRYTKANGVTTYHNPMDEQEVGFARYFNEAGYLTGHVGKWHIPEKGPRAFEFQIVRQLGNGAPYWNPSVLEDGKRRQYEGYSTDYCAEQTIDIIKTSQQQEKPFCIWLCTQAPHDRSVDKGGNWLSDETKAIYNEQRLSQLPVPPNINDDLSGKPPYLKTFRARRNIMNKGPMTDERYRDRQGYFGQITEMDKSLGKLFSALDEMNLRENTYVIFMSDNGLFLGEHGLMSKALHYEESIRVPMFAVGPGIPKGYEDSMVTNADIAPTILDLAGISVPGNMHGESLKKTLLRQKPLNREYVLFELPDYNEMLETNPAYTIRSKRWKYIQTFENGKDKPYTFEELYDLENDPYEMSNLIKGFKDKKLLNKLRAELEKQRARYSK
- a CDS encoding sulfatase — encoded protein: MLSRRKFLLSAGLTAACGLVLTGCKTGFKRKSYAGKNQQKPNVLFIILDDLNDWVGCLGGHPNAKTPNLDRFAAESMLFTSAYCTSPLCGPSRAAFLSGMRASTTGVYNNTDHYHEIIPDALNMPLFFKNNGYFSCGAGKIFHGMYPEYWHEFIPKSDRMYHAGEPKMNGTDIPGIFDWGALDVDDSEMDDYKMAQFAVDKLKAEHDKPFFLACGIYRPHAPWYAPKKYFDMHHIDKISMPIVKKDDLDDVPPAGVRVANLGYTKHVDAAGAAKKREAVQAYLASVTFADAQVGRVLKALDESPYKDNTIVVILGDHGLHLGEKNKWHKDSLWEESCRAPLMIRVPGMTEAGSVCERTVSFLDLYPTLLSLCGLDMPSHLEGRDITTILKDPDSEWNYPAVTQRRANQVTIRDSRWRYILYENGDEELYDHSKDPNEWHNLAADKKYDSVKEKLSLYIPK